A genomic stretch from Bacillus sp. E(2018) includes:
- a CDS encoding SDR family oxidoreductase, which yields MNVLVIGANGNIGKMTCNILADQEHSIKAMVRKEEQQNHFLHENIHAVIGDLEQDFEHVFEGIEAVIFTAGSGGHTGPEKTDAVDYEGAVKSIQLAQKHKVKQFILVSSVGADTPEKGPEGLQHYLEAKGKADQELINSSLNYTILRPGALTDEDGMGMIQAKEKLNERGSIPRADVARTLAACLGNENVSHKVFELIEGEVPIQTALENL from the coding sequence GTGAATGTATTAGTAATTGGAGCAAACGGTAATATTGGTAAAATGACATGCAATATACTAGCTGATCAAGAACACTCTATAAAAGCGATGGTACGAAAGGAAGAACAGCAGAATCATTTTCTGCATGAGAACATTCATGCCGTTATAGGTGATTTGGAACAGGATTTCGAACATGTATTTGAAGGGATTGAAGCTGTTATCTTCACAGCTGGTTCTGGTGGCCATACAGGACCAGAGAAAACAGATGCTGTAGATTATGAAGGAGCGGTAAAGTCCATACAATTAGCACAAAAACATAAGGTGAAACAATTCATTCTTGTAAGTTCAGTGGGTGCTGACACTCCTGAAAAGGGACCAGAAGGACTTCAACATTATTTAGAAGCAAAAGGAAAAGCCGATCAAGAATTGATAAACAGCTCTTTAAATTATACGATTCTTCGTCCAGGTGCGCTGACCGACGAAGATGGAATGGGCATGATCCAAGCGAAAGAAAAATTGAACGAGCGCGGATCTATTCCCCGAGCAGATGTGGCAAGAACACTTGCAGCATGTCTAGGAAATGAAAACGTAAGCCATAAAGTTTTTGAACTGATTGAAGGAGAAGTACCTATTCAAACGGCTCTTGAAAATCTGTAA
- a CDS encoding sporulation protein Cse60 — protein MIQVKIFDEDHEEDLEIAINEFLSILPPENVVDIKYQIAVCDNVHSEDDTMFSFSAMIMYKKSVSSK, from the coding sequence ATGATACAAGTAAAAATCTTCGATGAAGATCATGAAGAGGATTTAGAAATAGCTATAAATGAGTTTCTGAGTATACTTCCTCCTGAGAATGTTGTGGATATTAAGTATCAGATTGCTGTATGTGATAATGTGCACTCAGAGGACGATACGATGTTTTCTTTTTCAGCGATGATTATGTATAAAAAAAGTGTATCATCTAAATAA
- a CDS encoding NAD(P)/FAD-dependent oxidoreductase codes for MIYDCIVIGGGPSGLMASVGAATNGARVLLIDKGEKLGRKLAISGGGRCNVTNRLPVEEIIKHIPGNGRFLYSAFSVFNNEDIIQFFEGLGIQLKEEDHGRMFPVTNKATDVVTALLQKIKQLGVTIRTNTPVKTIQYGEDIHEIILNNGEVIQTKSIVIAVGGKSVPHTGSTGDGYAWAKKAGHTITELYPTEVPITSNEPFIKNKTLQGISLRNVALSVWNPKGKLIKAHQMDMIFTHFGVSGPAALRCSQYVVKALKKFDVSSIEMRIDSFPDENEDTLLTSLQKKIDADPKKAFKNVLKGLLPEKFLHFLIERAEIDGESIADQVSKQALRQLVAQMKGFSFSVNGTLSIEKAFVTGGGVSVKEIAPQTMASKKQEGLFFCGEILDLHGYTGGYNITVAFVTGNIAGTNAAYHALS; via the coding sequence ATGATTTATGATTGTATAGTAATCGGCGGTGGACCTTCTGGCCTCATGGCGAGTGTAGGTGCTGCTACGAATGGTGCACGTGTACTATTAATCGATAAAGGAGAAAAACTAGGTCGTAAACTTGCTATTTCAGGTGGCGGGCGATGTAACGTCACAAACCGTCTGCCTGTTGAAGAAATTATCAAACATATTCCAGGCAACGGACGTTTTTTATACAGCGCCTTTTCTGTTTTTAACAACGAAGATATCATTCAATTCTTCGAAGGGCTGGGCATTCAATTAAAAGAAGAAGACCATGGACGCATGTTTCCTGTTACTAATAAAGCGACTGATGTTGTGACTGCTCTTCTTCAAAAAATAAAGCAGCTTGGTGTTACGATCCGAACGAACACTCCTGTAAAAACGATACAATATGGTGAAGATATTCATGAGATTATCCTGAATAACGGAGAAGTAATTCAAACAAAATCAATCGTAATCGCTGTAGGAGGTAAATCTGTTCCACATACAGGCTCCACAGGTGATGGTTATGCATGGGCAAAAAAGGCGGGGCACACGATCACAGAACTCTATCCAACTGAGGTTCCCATCACTTCAAATGAACCATTCATCAAAAATAAAACGTTGCAGGGTATATCGTTAAGAAACGTTGCACTCTCTGTATGGAATCCAAAAGGCAAGTTGATCAAAGCCCATCAGATGGACATGATTTTTACTCATTTTGGAGTATCCGGACCAGCCGCTTTAAGATGCAGCCAATATGTAGTCAAAGCGTTGAAGAAGTTCGATGTATCATCGATCGAGATGAGAATTGATTCTTTTCCAGATGAAAATGAAGATACTTTACTTACTTCCCTACAGAAAAAAATAGATGCTGACCCTAAGAAAGCATTTAAAAATGTACTCAAAGGACTGCTTCCAGAAAAGTTCCTTCATTTTCTAATTGAACGCGCAGAGATTGATGGTGAGTCGATTGCTGATCAAGTATCCAAACAAGCACTTCGTCAGCTTGTTGCACAAATGAAAGGTTTCTCTTTTTCTGTCAACGGTACATTATCGATTGAAAAAGCTTTTGTTACTGGAGGCGGCGTTTCAGTTAAAGAGATCGCACCTCAAACTATGGCATCCAAGAAACAAGAAGGCCTATTTTTCTGTGGCGAAATCTTAGATCTTCACGGATACACTGGTGGTTATAATATTACCGTTGCCTTTGTAACAGGAAATATTGCAGGAACGAATGCAGCATACCATGCATTGAGTTAA
- a CDS encoding polysaccharide biosynthesis protein: MSRLLRGTLILSAATFFSKFIGLIFVIPFTNLVEEQGMALYGYAYIPYTILLSISTMGVPLAVSKFVSKYNALGDYAAGRKLLKSGLLVMTLTGTLAFVILYMLAPILAHQIIDEKGGQGNSIEDITLVIRMVSTALIVVPSMSLIRGYFQGFQSMGPTAVSQVIEQFVRIVFILVGSFVVINLMNGEITTAVALSTFAATLGAIAGLAVLIWYWIKRKPHLDKMYAESKPVADISLKDIYKETIKYAIPFVAVGLAIPLYQMVDQFTIVNTLKDLDYTLDEAESVFAIITQIAHKLVMIPVSLATALALTLIPVITKSFTQNDDEILHKQITQTFQMVLFLTAPAAIGLTVLAYPAYGALFGLSSMETGGYYLQWYAPTALWFAMFTVTAAILQGLNQQRYAFISLSAGFLAKLILNKPLLLLFGGTGSVIATDIGYTLSILFNLYIIKKYSGFSFKWVYRRTVLITLFCAAMAVTVMIVSALLGETETRLDTIIKLTVGILTGGAVYVFLSHRSGLLNIILGDRIPFLKRRK, encoded by the coding sequence TTGTCTCGATTACTTCGTGGAACATTGATCTTATCCGCTGCGACGTTTTTCTCAAAATTTATCGGATTGATCTTTGTCATTCCATTTACAAATCTAGTAGAAGAACAAGGTATGGCTCTATACGGCTATGCTTACATTCCATATACCATATTACTTAGTATTTCCACAATGGGAGTTCCGCTTGCTGTTTCTAAATTTGTTTCTAAATATAATGCATTAGGAGATTATGCAGCAGGCAGGAAATTGCTGAAATCTGGTCTTCTCGTCATGACGCTGACAGGAACTCTAGCTTTTGTCATACTGTATATGTTAGCACCTATACTTGCTCATCAAATTATCGATGAAAAAGGCGGACAAGGAAACAGCATCGAAGACATTACATTAGTTATTCGAATGGTAAGTACGGCTCTAATCGTAGTACCTTCCATGAGTTTGATTCGTGGATATTTCCAAGGATTTCAATCTATGGGACCAACAGCGGTGTCACAAGTCATTGAACAGTTCGTTCGAATAGTGTTTATTCTTGTTGGAAGTTTCGTTGTAATTAATCTAATGAACGGTGAGATTACGACTGCGGTCGCGCTTTCTACATTTGCAGCTACGCTAGGAGCAATTGCAGGCTTGGCCGTTCTTATCTGGTATTGGATCAAAAGAAAACCGCATCTGGACAAGATGTATGCAGAAAGTAAACCTGTTGCAGATATTTCGTTAAAAGATATTTATAAGGAAACGATCAAGTATGCGATTCCTTTTGTAGCTGTCGGTCTAGCTATTCCGCTCTATCAGATGGTTGATCAGTTTACGATCGTAAATACGCTGAAAGATCTTGATTACACTTTAGATGAAGCAGAATCTGTATTCGCCATCATCACTCAGATCGCGCATAAGCTTGTTATGATTCCAGTATCATTAGCAACTGCTCTTGCACTAACCTTAATACCTGTTATAACGAAGTCTTTTACTCAAAACGACGATGAAATTCTTCATAAGCAGATTACGCAAACGTTTCAAATGGTGCTGTTCTTAACTGCACCAGCAGCGATTGGGCTAACAGTTCTGGCATACCCTGCATATGGTGCTCTCTTTGGTTTATCATCAATGGAGACCGGTGGTTATTACCTTCAATGGTACGCACCGACAGCGTTATGGTTTGCGATGTTTACCGTTACAGCAGCCATTCTGCAAGGACTTAATCAGCAACGGTATGCGTTTATCAGTTTATCAGCTGGCTTCTTAGCAAAACTAATTTTGAACAAGCCTTTGTTATTGTTATTCGGTGGGACTGGCTCTGTCATTGCGACAGACATCGGATATACCCTTTCGATCTTGTTTAATCTGTATATCATAAAAAAATACAGCGGCTTCTCCTTTAAATGGGTATATCGAAGAACCGTTCTGATTACGTTGTTTTGTGCAGCGATGGCTGTTACCGTTATGATCGTATCAGCACTTTTAGGTGAGACAGAAACAAGACTCGATACAATCATTAAATTAACGGTAGGAATTCTCACTGGGGGAGCGGTGTATGTATTCTTAAGTCATCGATCAGGATTATTAAATATCATACTAGGTGATCGCATTCCTTTTTTGAAACGCAGAAAATAA
- a CDS encoding DUF6884 domain-containing protein, with protein sequence MKRKIGLLATARKKASTPSAAIDLYISPLFVKSVQYAQNHYDDFYFFSAKEGLITKDQYIEPYNVSIKNFSTSEKREWAHHVIQDLEQNIKPSQCKIYIHGGWVYREFLQPALERAGFQFEVPLEGYSIGNQLKWYDEQNQGEK encoded by the coding sequence ATGAAAAGGAAAATAGGTCTTCTAGCAACTGCTCGAAAAAAAGCTTCTACCCCTTCTGCAGCTATAGATTTATACATAAGTCCCTTATTCGTTAAGTCTGTTCAATACGCACAAAACCATTATGATGATTTTTACTTTTTTAGTGCAAAAGAAGGACTAATAACGAAAGACCAATACATTGAACCGTATAATGTTTCTATCAAAAATTTTTCGACATCTGAAAAACGGGAATGGGCTCACCACGTGATACAAGACCTAGAACAAAACATCAAGCCTTCTCAATGTAAGATTTATATTCATGGAGGCTGGGTATACAGAGAATTCTTACAGCCCGCGCTTGAAAGAGCTGGATTTCAATTTGAAGTTCCTCTCGAAGGTTACAGCATTGGTAATCAACTTAAGTGGTATGATGAACAGAATCAAGGTGAAAAATAA
- a CDS encoding pseudouridine synthase, producing the protein MRIDKWLSNTGYGSRKEVKQLLKSGAVTLNGEVIKDAKTQADPDQDNVMVHGEEAVYKEFIYLMMNKPQGVISATEDSRHETVIDLLYMEDQNFEPFPVGRLDIDTEGLLILTNDGQLSHSLLSPKKHVPKTYYAKINGSIPENAFEEFKEGVVLDDGYKTKPAFLNILTNDDKESEIELTITEGKFHQVKRMFEAIGRKVVFLKRIQMGQLKLDESLELGMYRELAEEELSLLSLKEDVFE; encoded by the coding sequence ATGAGAATTGACAAATGGTTATCAAACACAGGCTATGGAAGTAGAAAAGAAGTGAAGCAATTATTAAAATCAGGTGCTGTTACGTTGAACGGTGAGGTTATTAAAGATGCTAAGACACAAGCAGATCCTGATCAGGACAACGTTATGGTTCATGGAGAAGAAGCCGTTTATAAAGAGTTTATCTATCTGATGATGAACAAGCCTCAAGGAGTAATTTCAGCGACTGAAGACTCTAGGCATGAGACGGTGATTGATCTGCTTTATATGGAAGATCAAAACTTCGAACCATTTCCTGTTGGGAGATTAGACATTGATACAGAAGGTTTGTTGATTTTAACGAATGATGGCCAACTGTCACATTCTTTGTTATCACCTAAAAAACATGTCCCTAAGACGTATTACGCAAAAATAAATGGATCGATTCCAGAGAATGCGTTTGAAGAATTTAAAGAAGGTGTCGTCTTAGATGATGGGTATAAAACAAAGCCTGCTTTCTTAAATATCCTAACAAATGATGATAAAGAATCAGAGATTGAGCTAACCATCACCGAAGGAAAATTTCATCAAGTGAAAAGGATGTTTGAAGCCATAGGGAGAAAGGTGGTTTTCTTAAAAAGAATTCAGATGGGTCAACTCAAGCTTGATGAATCGCTTGAGTTAGGAATGTATCGAGAGCTTGCTGAAGAAGAACTATCTTTGCTTTCTTTAAAAGAGGATGTTTTTGAATAA
- a CDS encoding PRC-barrel domain-containing protein: MKLSAEKLMGANAQNHTISTEETKHKIDDILFNMYDHRLCYFTYTVDNGINQREEIPSDKHMETVVAATSGIGTQHTPFTGSSNLAANQNYGKETFFIPWHQVKEFDEEKLVFSGNELQRDEPKECYSYMAIKDWTVIDQDGEKIGKIKDLIIDTDRQQVIGFSLAEGFWKNLFGQDDKYMPVSGAPNWESREWNIERTPELLLRDNKDEL; encoded by the coding sequence ATGAAATTATCTGCGGAAAAGTTAATGGGTGCAAATGCTCAAAATCATACGATTTCGACTGAAGAAACAAAGCATAAGATCGACGACATTCTATTTAATATGTACGATCACCGTTTATGTTATTTTACGTATACCGTTGACAACGGAATCAATCAGCGTGAAGAGATTCCCTCAGATAAGCATATGGAAACCGTTGTTGCTGCCACTTCAGGCATCGGTACACAACACACTCCGTTTACAGGAAGCTCAAACCTTGCTGCCAATCAGAACTATGGAAAAGAGACCTTTTTTATCCCTTGGCATCAAGTAAAGGAATTTGATGAAGAAAAACTCGTGTTTTCCGGAAATGAATTACAAAGAGATGAACCCAAAGAATGTTATTCTTATATGGCTATAAAAGATTGGACTGTCATCGATCAAGATGGTGAAAAGATCGGAAAGATAAAAGATCTAATTATTGATACAGATCGGCAGCAAGTTATTGGTTTCTCTCTTGCGGAAGGATTTTGGAAAAATTTATTCGGTCAGGATGATAAGTATATGCCTGTTTCAGGAGCGCCGAATTGGGAAAGCCGTGAATGGAACATTGAAAGAACTCCTGAACTTCTCTTAAGAGACAACAAGGATGAACTTTAA
- a CDS encoding DeoR family transcriptional regulator — protein sequence MSPSTDRMLNRVKALYLFIRKKGTVTTRELVEEFGTTQRTIQRDLNVLSYNNLVTSPARGMWETTGKKVKVS from the coding sequence TTGAGTCCTTCAACTGACAGAATGTTGAATCGTGTGAAAGCCCTGTATTTGTTTATTCGCAAGAAAGGTACTGTAACAACACGAGAACTAGTTGAAGAATTTGGAACTACGCAGCGTACCATCCAGAGAGATCTTAACGTACTCTCTTATAACAATTTAGTAACAAGTCCTGCCCGAGGTATGTGGGAAACAACAGGTAAAAAAGTAAAAGTATCTTAA